From Chryseobacterium salivictor, a single genomic window includes:
- a CDS encoding ABC transporter permease, with translation MKQLLIFVQKEFYHVLRDKRTLLILFGMPVVQVLLFGFALSTEVKNTKIGILDQDKTQISAELISKINANQYFDVDKNLKSINQAENSFKGGEIKMILVIPQQFTENLILGKKIQLQLITDGTDINFANQIYNFMSNILMDYYGQRTLQSFSGVQPEIRMLYNPQLKGAPNFVPGVMALILLIICVLMTAVAIVREKESGTMEVLLVSPMKPSTIILAKAIPYFILSMVILISIMILSVTLLDLPIKGNLILLFLISTIFIITNLLLGILISILTDTQQVAMLISLVGTMLPTLMLSGFMFPIENMPVPLQLISNLIPAKWYYEIVKNVMIKGTGLEVIWKQTLILFAMMALLFVIAVKKFKVRLE, from the coding sequence ATGAAACAACTCCTCATATTTGTACAAAAGGAATTCTATCATGTTTTGCGTGATAAAAGAACTTTGCTCATTCTTTTCGGGATGCCGGTCGTGCAGGTTCTGCTTTTCGGTTTTGCCCTAAGTACGGAGGTTAAAAACACAAAAATCGGCATTCTCGATCAGGATAAGACCCAAATCTCCGCCGAGCTGATCTCAAAAATAAATGCCAACCAATATTTCGATGTCGATAAAAATTTGAAATCCATCAATCAGGCCGAAAATTCTTTTAAAGGTGGAGAAATAAAAATGATTCTGGTGATTCCGCAGCAGTTTACAGAAAATTTAATCTTAGGAAAAAAAATACAGCTCCAGCTGATTACCGACGGAACCGACATCAATTTCGCCAATCAGATTTACAATTTCATGTCCAATATTTTAATGGATTATTACGGACAGCGAACTTTACAGAGCTTTTCCGGTGTGCAGCCTGAAATAAGGATGCTCTACAATCCTCAACTCAAAGGGGCGCCCAATTTCGTTCCCGGCGTCATGGCTTTAATTCTTCTCATTATCTGCGTATTAATGACTGCCGTTGCCATCGTACGCGAAAAAGAATCGGGAACCATGGAGGTTCTTTTGGTATCACCCATGAAGCCATCCACCATCATTCTGGCCAAGGCGATTCCGTACTTTATATTGTCGATGGTTATTCTTATTTCCATCATGATTTTAAGTGTGACCCTACTCGATTTACCTATCAAAGGAAACCTGATCCTGCTTTTTCTGATCAGTACGATATTCATTATCACCAATCTTTTACTCGGGATTTTAATTTCAATTTTAACCGATACACAACAGGTCGCCATGCTGATTTCCCTCGTGGGAACAATGCTTCCCACGTTAATGCTGAGTGGCTTTATGTTCCCCATCGAAAACATGCCGGTTCCGCTGCAACTCATCAGCAACCTCATCCCGGCAAAATGGTATTATGAAATCGTAAAAAACGTGATGATCAAAGGCACCGGCCTGGAAGTCATCTGGAAACAGACACTAATCCTTTTCGCAATGATGGCGCTCTTGTTCGTCATCGCAGTGAAAAAATTTAAGGTAAGACTCGAATAA
- a CDS encoding ABC transporter permease, with translation MFRTLGILIKKEFLQIFRNKAILAVIFVMPVIQLVILPLAASYEIKNIKIAVVDHDKSTFSRELIRKITASGYFEIINYGESYPQAYQEIEKDKVDLILEIPNNFEKNLVRENNEKVLLAINAINGTKAGLSASYLAQILQNYNRQIQVELAPETENITKTSGLEIVPQFWFNENYNYRLSLVPGILAFLITLISGYLTALNIVQEKENGTIEQINVSPVTKADFIMGKLIPFWLLSMLAFTIGLLVTILVYGIQMQGSFLLLYGFVAVYLIAILGLGLLVSVYSETQQQSMFVVFFFMMIFILMSGLFTPVESMTDWAKYIAYANPVTYGVEAIRMIILKNSSFKDLLPHFGFISGLAIVVISWAVLRYRKTN, from the coding sequence ATGTTCAGAACTTTAGGCATATTAATCAAAAAAGAATTCCTGCAGATTTTCAGGAACAAAGCAATCCTGGCCGTGATTTTTGTGATGCCGGTTATTCAGTTGGTGATTCTTCCTTTGGCAGCGAGCTATGAAATCAAAAATATAAAAATTGCAGTCGTCGATCACGACAAATCCACTTTTTCAAGAGAACTTATCCGGAAGATTACCGCTTCAGGGTATTTTGAAATCATCAATTACGGTGAAAGTTATCCGCAGGCTTATCAGGAAATTGAAAAAGATAAAGTCGATTTGATTTTAGAAATCCCCAACAATTTCGAAAAAAATCTGGTTCGTGAAAACAACGAAAAAGTACTGCTCGCCATCAACGCCATCAATGGGACAAAGGCAGGACTTTCTGCCAGTTATCTTGCGCAGATTCTACAGAATTACAACCGGCAGATCCAGGTAGAACTCGCACCGGAAACCGAAAACATCACAAAAACATCGGGTTTGGAAATCGTTCCCCAATTCTGGTTTAATGAAAATTACAATTACAGACTGTCTTTGGTACCGGGAATTTTAGCGTTTCTGATTACTTTAATTTCCGGCTATCTGACAGCGCTAAACATTGTTCAGGAAAAAGAAAACGGAACGATCGAACAGATTAATGTATCGCCTGTTACGAAAGCAGATTTTATTATGGGCAAGCTCATTCCTTTTTGGTTACTCTCAATGCTGGCGTTTACTATCGGACTTTTGGTGACCATCTTGGTGTACGGAATTCAGATGCAGGGAAGTTTTCTGCTGCTGTACGGTTTTGTTGCGGTTTATCTCATCGCCATTTTAGGACTGGGGCTTTTGGTTTCTGTTTACAGTGAAACGCAGCAACAATCGATGTTTGTCGTCTTTTTCTTTATGATGATTTTCATTCTGATGAGTGGACTATTTACGCCCGTAGAAAGCATGACCGACTGGGCAAAATATATCGCCTACGCCAATCCGGTAACTTACGGCGTAGAAGCGATCCGTATGATTATACTCAAAAACAGCAGTTTCAAAGATTTGCTGCCTCATTTTGGATTTATCAGCGGATTGGCAATCGTTGTCATTTCGTGGGCGGTATTGCGGTATAGAAAAACGAATTAG
- the mazG gene encoding nucleoside triphosphate pyrophosphohydrolase produces MNSRAEQLAAFDRLLDIMNDLREKCPWDQKQTLQTLRHLTLEEVYELSDALLEEDLPEIKKELGDVLLHLVFYAKIGSEKGSFDIADVINSLNEKLIFRHPHIYGNIEVKDEEEVKQNWEKLKLKEGNKSVLSGVTKGTPSLIKAYRIQDKVKGIGFEFANAEDAWKKVDEELAEFHAETDLDKKESELGDVFFSLINYARILGINPDSALERTNNKFIGRFQKMENLALAKNISLADLSLEQMDELWEEAKLLGQ; encoded by the coding sequence ATGAACTCCAGAGCAGAACAATTAGCCGCTTTTGACCGCTTACTCGATATCATGAATGATCTGCGCGAAAAATGTCCGTGGGATCAGAAACAGACTTTGCAGACTCTTCGGCACTTGACTTTGGAAGAAGTCTATGAACTTTCTGATGCTTTGCTGGAAGAGGATTTGCCGGAGATCAAAAAGGAGTTGGGAGATGTTTTACTTCACCTGGTTTTTTATGCAAAAATAGGATCTGAGAAAGGAAGTTTTGATATCGCAGATGTCATTAATTCTTTAAATGAAAAACTTATTTTTCGCCATCCTCATATTTATGGTAATATTGAGGTGAAGGATGAAGAAGAAGTGAAACAAAACTGGGAAAAACTGAAACTGAAAGAAGGCAACAAATCCGTACTTTCTGGCGTGACGAAAGGAACTCCGAGTTTGATAAAAGCGTACCGGATTCAGGATAAAGTAAAAGGAATCGGTTTTGAATTTGCCAACGCCGAAGATGCCTGGAAAAAAGTAGATGAGGAACTTGCGGAATTCCACGCCGAAACCGATCTGGATAAAAAAGAATCAGAGTTGGGTGATGTTTTTTTCTCGCTCATTAATTACGCCAGAATTTTAGGTATCAATCCTGATTCGGCTTTAGAAAGAACCAATAATAAATTCATCGGCAGATTTCAGAAAATGGAGAATCTGGCACTCGCAAAAAATATCAGTTTAGCAGATTTAAGTCTGGAGCAAATGGATGAACTTTGGGAAGAAGCTAAACTATTGGGTCAATAG
- a CDS encoding transposase, whose amino-acid sequence MKANIKKLQKHRVFSEEFKREIVSLFERGKFSVLQLEKLYGVSDSAIYNWIYKFSTFNEKGIRVVEMKESSVHKLKELEQKIKELEQAVGQKQIMIDYLEKMIDIAKEDLDIDIKKNYGNQRSVGSGNIPKKKNSP is encoded by the coding sequence ATGAAAGCAAACATTAAGAAACTGCAGAAGCATCGGGTTTTCAGTGAGGAATTTAAGAGGGAGATCGTCTCTCTATTTGAGAGAGGAAAATTCAGTGTATTACAGCTTGAAAAACTTTATGGAGTTTCGGATTCGGCAATTTATAACTGGATCTATAAATTTTCTACCTTTAACGAGAAAGGAATTAGAGTTGTAGAAATGAAAGAAAGCAGTGTACATAAGCTAAAAGAACTGGAGCAGAAGATTAAAGAGCTTGAGCAAGCCGTCGGTCAAAAGCAGATTATGATCGATTATCTGGAAAAAATGATTGATATAGCCAAGGAAGATCTGGACATTGACATAAAAAAAAATTACGGCAACCAACGCTCTGTTGGTTCAGGCAACATTCCGAAGAAAAAGAATTCCCCCTGA
- a CDS encoding IS3 family transposase, translating into MSRQAVQQFEYRQNIFDEKVRVLMLEAHELRNEHPGCGVEKMYYALKPEFMGRDRFIELFMELGFRLEHKKNYRKTTHSVACEYPNLIKGMEVNAPNTIWQSDITYIYVNDRFYYAVFIIDVYTKKITGYKISNNMRATANVEALKMAVRDHCFPKIHHSDRGGQYIYKEYVKLLKEGATQISMALSAQDNAYAERINKTIKEEYLDRWKPMNFEQLKKFTKRAVNQYNNRRPHNNLGRLSPVEFERRWQEKGFSSQPIITIYDNNEP; encoded by the coding sequence ATCAGCAGGCAGGCGGTGCAACAATTTGAGTATCGACAGAATATTTTTGATGAAAAAGTACGTGTTCTCATGTTGGAAGCCCACGAACTACGGAATGAGCACCCAGGATGCGGAGTAGAGAAAATGTATTATGCCTTAAAGCCTGAATTCATGGGCAGAGACCGCTTCATAGAACTTTTTATGGAATTGGGCTTCAGGCTGGAGCACAAGAAGAATTACCGCAAAACGACCCATTCCGTCGCCTGTGAATATCCCAATCTTATCAAAGGTATGGAGGTAAATGCACCTAACACCATCTGGCAGTCGGATATTACGTATATTTACGTTAACGATAGGTTTTATTACGCAGTTTTCATCATTGATGTATACACGAAAAAGATTACAGGATACAAAATATCCAATAATATGAGGGCAACCGCGAATGTAGAAGCCTTGAAAATGGCGGTAAGAGACCATTGTTTTCCTAAAATCCATCACTCGGACAGAGGAGGGCAATACATTTATAAAGAATATGTCAAGTTGCTGAAAGAAGGGGCTACCCAGATAAGCATGGCCTTGTCCGCACAGGATAATGCATATGCAGAGCGGATAAACAAGACCATAAAAGAAGAATATCTGGATCGATGGAAACCCATGAACTTTGAACAGTTGAAGAAATTTACAAAGCGAGCGGTTAATCAATATAATAACCGCCGACCACACAATAACCTTGGCCGGTTATCGCCTGTAGAATTTGAAAGAAGATGGCAGGAAAAGGGATTTTCATCCCAACCCATTATCACCATCTATGATAATAATGAGCCGTAA
- a CDS encoding DUF5606 family protein, with translation MKLEKIISISGKPGLYKLISQLKNGFIIEDVLTKKKVSISNSSQVSLLDNIAMFTSDNEVPLFEVFENLAKNEEYKETISHKSSEEDLRALMSTSLPNYDKERVYVSDIKKLAQWYNILHKAGYITPESFVKPEAAAEEEPAIAEKKETKKAAPKTEKATTPKAKASTSSAKSAPKSTHRKMG, from the coding sequence ATGAAGTTAGAGAAAATAATATCAATTTCCGGGAAACCAGGACTTTACAAGTTGATTTCGCAGTTGAAAAACGGATTTATCATCGAAGATGTACTGACCAAGAAAAAAGTCAGTATTTCTAATTCTTCACAAGTAAGCTTGCTCGATAATATCGCGATGTTTACTAGTGACAATGAAGTTCCTTTGTTTGAAGTTTTCGAAAACTTGGCAAAAAACGAAGAGTATAAAGAAACGATTTCTCATAAATCTTCCGAAGAGGATTTGCGCGCGCTGATGTCTACATCGCTGCCCAATTATGACAAGGAAAGAGTATATGTTTCCGACATCAAAAAATTGGCTCAGTGGTATAACATCCTTCACAAAGCGGGATATATTACGCCGGAAAGTTTTGTTAAACCAGAGGCAGCGGCCGAAGAAGAACCTGCAATCGCAGAAAAAAAGGAAACTAAAAAAGCAGCTCCAAAAACAGAGAAAGCAACTACTCCGAAAGCAAAAGCTTCTACTTCATCAGCCAAATCAGCGCCGAAAAGTACACACCGAAAAATGGGGTAA
- the def gene encoding peptide deformylase yields MILPIRAFGDAVLRKHCHEINKDYPELKSLVDNMFETMHSANGIGLAAPQVGLDIRLFVVDVSPLAEDEDYADIADELKDFRKVFINAKILEESGEEWKFNEGCLSIPDVREDVKRKETILIEYYDENFVKHTDTFSDMRARVIQHEYDHIEGILFTDHLSSLKKKLVKGKLMKISHGDVSVTYKMRFPK; encoded by the coding sequence ATGATATTACCGATAAGAGCATTTGGAGATGCTGTATTAAGAAAACATTGCCACGAAATCAACAAAGATTATCCGGAACTGAAATCTTTAGTGGACAATATGTTCGAAACCATGCACAGCGCAAACGGCATAGGTTTGGCAGCACCGCAAGTTGGTCTGGATATACGCCTTTTTGTAGTAGATGTTTCTCCGTTGGCAGAAGACGAGGATTATGCAGATATTGCCGATGAACTGAAGGATTTCAGAAAGGTTTTTATCAACGCAAAAATCCTGGAAGAAAGTGGCGAAGAATGGAAATTCAATGAAGGTTGCCTGTCAATTCCCGATGTGCGTGAGGATGTGAAAAGAAAAGAAACAATCCTGATCGAATATTATGACGAAAATTTCGTTAAACATACCGATACTTTTTCAGACATGAGAGCGCGTGTGATTCAACATGAATATGATCATATCGAAGGAATTCTGTTTACCGATCATTTGAGTTCATTAAAGAAAAAATTAGTAAAAGGGAAACTGATGAAGATTTCCCATGGAGATGTCTCCGTGACTTATAAAATGAGATTTCCGAAATAA
- the ruvX gene encoding Holliday junction resolvase RuvX: MSQILAIDYGKARCGIAVTDDMQIIASGLDTVATKDVFLFLKKYFSENKVEQIVVGLPTDLKGNLNEVEVHILKFIEKFKTEFPTVGVDRFDERFTSKMASFFISQSGKTKKKREEKGLIDKVSATLILQNYLEQKQK; the protein is encoded by the coding sequence ATGTCACAAATCTTAGCAATTGATTATGGAAAAGCCCGGTGCGGTATTGCGGTCACCGATGATATGCAGATCATTGCCAGTGGTTTGGATACTGTTGCCACCAAAGATGTTTTTTTATTTTTAAAAAAGTATTTTAGTGAAAACAAGGTAGAGCAAATCGTAGTAGGCCTTCCCACTGATTTAAAAGGAAATTTAAACGAAGTGGAAGTTCATATTTTGAAGTTTATAGAAAAATTCAAAACCGAATTTCCGACCGTTGGAGTAGATCGTTTTGATGAACGTTTTACCTCGAAAATGGCTTCTTTTTTTATCTCACAAAGTGGGAAAACCAAGAAGAAAAGAGAAGAAAAAGGATTGATCGATAAAGTAAGTGCAACCCTGATATTGCAAAATTATTTAGAACAGAAACAGAAATGA
- a CDS encoding zinc-dependent alcohol dehydrogenase family protein translates to MKALVFKGPGQKDLVDCPMPVIKESTDVIVKMVKSTICGTDLHILKGDVPEVTPGRILGHEGIGIVEEVGSSVISFKKGDKVLISCITSCGKCSNCKKQLYAHCSDGGWILGHLIDGTQAEYVRIPHGDNSLYPLPPDINEEGAVMLSDILPTGFEIGVLNGKVSPGDTVAIVGAGPIGFAALLTAQFFAPSKIIMIDVDQERLELSKSFGATDIINSGAGNAVEAVKKIVGEQGVDVAIEAVGIPATFDICQKILKPGAHLANVGVHGKPVELHIEELWIRNVTITMGLVCTNTTPMLLKNVESKRLQPEKLITHRFDFKDMIRAYEVFGNAAKEKALKVIINFN, encoded by the coding sequence ATGAAAGCTTTAGTATTTAAAGGACCCGGACAAAAAGACCTCGTCGATTGTCCGATGCCGGTGATAAAAGAATCAACCGACGTGATTGTAAAAATGGTAAAATCTACCATTTGCGGAACAGACCTTCATATTTTAAAAGGCGATGTTCCAGAAGTAACTCCGGGAAGAATCCTGGGACATGAAGGAATTGGTATTGTAGAAGAAGTCGGAAGTTCCGTCATCAGCTTCAAAAAAGGAGATAAAGTATTGATTTCCTGCATTACCTCCTGTGGAAAATGCTCGAATTGCAAAAAACAACTCTATGCCCATTGTTCTGATGGCGGCTGGATTTTAGGACATTTAATCGACGGTACCCAGGCGGAATATGTACGCATTCCTCACGGTGACAATTCGCTTTATCCGCTGCCACCAGATATAAATGAAGAAGGAGCAGTGATGCTGAGTGATATCTTACCCACCGGTTTTGAAATCGGTGTACTGAACGGAAAAGTAAGTCCCGGCGATACTGTGGCTATCGTTGGTGCAGGACCTATCGGATTTGCAGCACTGCTTACGGCACAGTTTTTTGCTCCTTCAAAAATCATTATGATTGATGTGGACCAGGAAAGACTGGAACTTTCAAAAAGTTTTGGTGCCACCGATATTATCAACAGCGGAGCCGGTAATGCCGTAGAAGCCGTGAAAAAAATCGTCGGCGAACAGGGAGTTGATGTCGCCATAGAAGCGGTGGGCATCCCGGCTACTTTTGACATTTGCCAGAAAATCCTGAAACCCGGTGCTCACCTTGCTAACGTAGGCGTACACGGAAAACCTGTGGAACTGCATATCGAAGAACTATGGATCAGAAACGTAACCATTACCATGGGACTGGTTTGTACCAATACGACACCGATGCTTCTGAAAAATGTAGAAAGCAAAAGACTGCAACCCGAGAAACTCATTACCCACCGTTTCGATTTCAAAGACATGATCCGTGCGTATGAAGTGTTCGGTAATGCCGCAAAAGAAAAAGCACTGAAAGTCATTATTAATTTTAACTGA
- a CDS encoding SixA phosphatase family protein, with translation MKTLILVRHAKSDWPENTEDFDRPLAEKGIHDAEKMSHFLKEKNIEIDKFFTSPALRAFSTCEIFNKEYNIEIETIQKLYNASDTNFENITLGLDDHLDKVAMFSHNNGISNFANTMSDDMLIFPTGGVAGFEIDCDSWSDFHSANKKLIFFYDPKNI, from the coding sequence ATGAAAACACTGATTCTTGTCCGCCATGCTAAAAGCGACTGGCCTGAAAACACCGAAGATTTCGACCGGCCACTTGCTGAAAAAGGGATACATGATGCCGAGAAAATGTCTCATTTTCTGAAAGAAAAAAACATTGAAATCGATAAATTCTTCACCAGTCCTGCTTTACGGGCATTTTCAACATGTGAAATTTTCAACAAAGAATATAATATTGAAATCGAGACCATTCAGAAGCTGTATAATGCATCCGACACTAATTTCGAAAATATCACGCTGGGATTAGATGACCACTTGGACAAGGTCGCAATGTTTTCTCACAATAACGGCATCTCGAATTTTGCCAACACCATGTCTGATGATATGCTTATCTTCCCAACTGGCGGTGTTGCGGGTTTTGAAATAGACTGTGATTCCTGGTCTGATTTTCATTCTGCCAATAAAAAACTGATCTTCTTTTATGACCCGAAGAACATTTAA
- the gcvP gene encoding aminomethyl-transferring glycine dehydrogenase, with protein sequence MNTTQFVNRHISLNEADTQAMLEKVGVESIEELIGQTIPDSIRLQKELDISDPLSEQEMLAHSKELAAKNLMFDNYIGFGYHNTVLPSVIQRNILENPSWYTAYTPYQAEIAQGRLEALLNFQTVVCDLTGFKLANASLLDESTAAAEAMHMFFESRTKTQKKAGAQKFFVSDLVFPQTLAVLKTKAEGLGIEVIVGDHQTHQFDGSFFGVILQYPGKNGMIIDYSENIQQYKEFELQVVVACDPMSLVKLKSPADMGADCAVGTTQRFGIPMGYGGPHAAFFACKDEYKRDLPGRIIGVSQDAYGKRALRMALQTREQHIKREKATSNICTAQVLLAVMAGMYAVYHGPKGLNFIADQIHFKAVALRDGLATLGYKVVEGPIFDTVKFRINEDDKSRLMRMMRDRKINLNYFSEGIVSVSLNESSTTAKVQYLFDAFAGFLDKQSFKLTFKEEVQIPQEFLRADEILKEEVFNRYHTETELMRYIKRLEKKDLSLTQSMISLGSCTMKLNAATQMLPLSWAEWGSVHPFVPVEQAGGYQILIKELEKDLAEITGFAGTSLQPNSGAQGEYAGLMVIREYHKSRGEGHRNIALIPQSAHGTNPASAVLAGMKVVVVKNLESGEIDFEDLKAKAELHSENLAAVMITYPSTYGFFDDNIIEITDLIHSHGGQIYMDGANMNAQVGYTSPGNIGADVCHLNLHKTFAIPHGGGGPGVGPICVAEHLVKFLPSNPNIKIGTKESIDAISGAPYGSSLVLNISYAYIKMLGTFGLKKATGHAILNANYLKEVLGEHFPVLYSNEKGRVAHECIIDFRQFKPLGIEVADIAKRLMDYGYHAPTVSFPVAGTLMIEPTESESKSELDRFAEALISIKREIDEIAEGKYDTANNVLKNAPHTEQVVISDTWDRPYSREKAAYPLDWVRDHKFFASVSRVDEAYGDRNLVCTCAPIESYM encoded by the coding sequence ATGAATACCACACAATTTGTAAATCGTCACATTTCCTTGAATGAAGCCGATACACAAGCGATGTTAGAGAAAGTAGGCGTTGAAAGTATTGAAGAATTAATTGGTCAGACCATTCCGGATTCGATTCGATTGCAGAAAGAGCTCGATATTTCGGATCCACTTTCGGAGCAGGAAATGTTAGCGCATTCCAAAGAATTGGCTGCAAAAAACTTAATGTTCGATAACTATATCGGTTTCGGATATCACAACACTGTTTTGCCAAGTGTCATCCAACGCAATATTTTGGAAAATCCGTCCTGGTACACTGCTTATACGCCTTACCAGGCAGAAATTGCTCAAGGGAGATTGGAGGCATTATTAAATTTCCAGACGGTGGTTTGTGATTTGACCGGTTTTAAATTAGCGAATGCTTCCCTTTTAGATGAATCTACTGCTGCTGCCGAAGCCATGCACATGTTCTTTGAGAGCAGAACAAAAACACAGAAAAAAGCCGGAGCTCAAAAATTCTTCGTTTCAGATTTAGTATTCCCGCAAACGTTGGCTGTTTTGAAAACAAAAGCAGAAGGTTTAGGAATCGAGGTGATTGTTGGTGATCACCAAACGCATCAGTTCGACGGGTCTTTTTTTGGTGTTATTTTGCAGTATCCGGGGAAAAACGGAATGATTATCGACTATTCAGAAAACATTCAACAGTATAAAGAATTTGAATTACAAGTAGTTGTTGCCTGTGATCCGATGTCTTTGGTGAAACTGAAATCACCGGCAGATATGGGCGCAGATTGCGCAGTTGGAACGACCCAACGTTTCGGAATTCCGATGGGCTATGGTGGTCCTCACGCTGCATTTTTTGCCTGTAAAGACGAATACAAACGTGATCTTCCCGGCCGAATTATCGGAGTTTCTCAGGATGCTTACGGAAAGAGAGCTTTGAGAATGGCGCTTCAAACCAGAGAACAACATATTAAGAGAGAAAAAGCAACTTCTAATATCTGTACCGCACAGGTTCTTTTGGCGGTTATGGCTGGAATGTACGCTGTTTACCACGGCCCGAAAGGTTTGAATTTCATTGCTGACCAAATCCATTTCAAAGCGGTTGCTTTGCGAGACGGACTGGCAACTTTGGGTTATAAAGTGGTAGAAGGACCAATTTTCGATACCGTAAAATTCAGAATTAATGAAGACGATAAAAGTCGTTTAATGAGAATGATGCGTGACCGAAAAATCAACCTTAATTATTTCTCGGAAGGAATTGTAAGTGTTTCTTTAAACGAATCTTCTACGACGGCCAAAGTTCAGTATCTTTTTGATGCTTTTGCAGGATTTTTAGACAAACAAAGTTTCAAATTAACTTTTAAAGAAGAAGTTCAAATTCCACAGGAGTTTTTAAGAGCAGACGAAATTCTTAAAGAAGAAGTTTTCAACAGATACCATACGGAAACCGAATTAATGAGATACATCAAACGCTTGGAAAAAAAAGATCTTTCTTTGACGCAGTCAATGATTTCACTTGGTTCCTGTACGATGAAGCTGAATGCCGCAACCCAAATGTTACCGTTGTCGTGGGCAGAATGGGGAAGTGTTCATCCGTTTGTGCCCGTTGAACAAGCCGGAGGTTATCAAATCTTAATTAAAGAATTAGAAAAAGATTTAGCAGAAATCACAGGTTTTGCAGGAACATCTTTGCAGCCAAATTCTGGTGCGCAAGGCGAATATGCAGGGTTAATGGTGATTCGCGAATATCATAAATCCCGTGGCGAAGGTCACCGGAATATCGCTTTGATTCCACAATCCGCTCACGGAACAAATCCCGCGTCCGCAGTGCTTGCGGGCATGAAAGTAGTGGTGGTGAAAAATCTGGAAAGCGGTGAAATCGATTTCGAAGATTTAAAAGCAAAAGCCGAACTGCACAGTGAAAATCTCGCCGCAGTGATGATTACTTATCCGTCAACCTACGGTTTCTTTGATGATAATATCATTGAAATAACAGATTTAATTCATTCCCACGGTGGACAGATTTATATGGATGGTGCGAATATGAATGCACAGGTTGGTTACACGTCGCCTGGAAATATTGGTGCCGATGTTTGTCACCTGAACTTACACAAAACCTTTGCGATTCCTCACGGTGGCGGTGGTCCCGGAGTTGGCCCAATCTGTGTGGCAGAGCATTTGGTGAAATTTTTACCGAGCAATCCTAATATTAAAATCGGAACCAAAGAGTCTATTGACGCTATTTCCGGTGCGCCTTACGGCTCTTCTTTAGTGCTGAATATTTCTTACGCCTATATCAAAATGCTGGGAACGTTTGGTTTGAAAAAGGCGACCGGTCATGCGATTCTTAACGCCAACTATTTAAAAGAAGTTCTGGGCGAGCATTTCCCGGTACTTTATTCGAATGAGAAAGGCAGAGTTGCTCACGAATGTATCATCGATTTCCGCCAGTTTAAACCACTGGGAATTGAAGTTGCGGATATCGCAAAACGTTTGATGGATTACGGTTACCACGCTCCAACAGTAAGTTTCCCGGTTGCAGGAACTTTAATGATTGAACCAACTGAATCTGAAAGTAAATCTGAATTGGACCGTTTTGCAGAAGCATTAATTTCAATAAAAAGAGAGATTGATGAAATCGCAGAAGGAAAGTATGACACCGCAAACAATGTTTTGAAAAACGCGCCACATACAGAACAGGTCGTGATTTCAGATACATGGGACCGACCGTACAGCCGCGAAAAAGCTGCTTATCCATTGGATTGGGTTCGTGATCACAAATTCTTCGCGTCGGTTTCCCGTGTTGATGAAGCGTACGGCGACAGAAATCTGGTGTGTACCTGTGCACCGATTGAAAGTTATATGTAA